CCACGATCAGCATCACGCTGATGCTGATCCTTATCCTGCTCACGCTGATTCAGTTCCGCGTCTCCCGGAGATGGACACACTACGAATGACGTCACCACTTTCCGCACGGGTTACCGGCGTCGGATCACGCATCCTCACCTTCGGCACCTTGACCATCGCTGCGATCGCGATCGCAGCTCCGTTCTTGTGGATCTTCCGGGCGGCGCTCTCCCCGAGTGACGCCGAGTTGTATCGACTACCGCCGACGCTCCTGCCGAGCGATCAGACGCTCGCGAACTTCGGCAAGGTGTTCGAGCAGGTTCCGTTCACCAACTTCGTGCTGAACTCACTGATCGTCGCCACGTCGATTACGGCCGCTCAACTCATCACCTGTTCGACAGCCGGCTACGCATTCGCCCGGCTCAACTTCCGGGGTAGAGGGGTGCTGTTCGCCATCGTCATCGGATCCCTGATGATTCCGATCCAAATCACGATCGTGCCGCTGTTCCTCGTGATGTCACGACTCGACCTGACCAACACCCTGTGGGCGCTGATCCTGCCACCCATCTTCAGCGCGTTCGGGATCTTCCTGATGCGACAACACTTCCTCAGCCTGCCGTACGAACTCGAAGAAGCAGCGCGAATCGACGGAGCCGGACACGCACGCATCTTCTTCCAGGTGATGTTGCCGCTGTCGGGACCCGCCCTTGCCACTCTCGGGATCATCACCTTTACGTACTGGTGGAACGACCTGCTTCTCCCGTTGGTCATGATCAACGACACCGCGACGCAGACACTCCCGGTCGGCCTCGTCCTTCTCGCTGGGCGTTTCTCGACGGGATCCCTCGGGACCATCGCAGCTGGGATCACCTTGGCAATCATCCCGGTACTTATCGTCTTCGTGATCGCCCAGAAGTGGATTGTCCAATCCATCGCGTCGAGCGGACTGAAGCTGTGATGAGCCTTTCCGCCGCCCACCGCACCGATGGTGGCATCCATCGGCTCATCGCCACGAGCCGCCAGGTGTGGCGGGAGCTTCCCGCCGCCTTGGCGATAGGCGTGATCACAATCGCGGGCACCATGCCGGTGGTCGGCTCAGTATTCGCAGGAGCACCCGCCTGGGTTCTCGGAGTCAGTACCCTCCCGTTCTTCCTGGTGTCGACCGGCATCGCGCACGTCGGTGTTCGAGTGAGCAGAGGGGAGCGCCCACGCGTCGAAAGCCTTGCCCAAGGCGACGTCGGTGTCGCGCTCATCCTCTCGGGCGCGATGACACTTTCGGCAGCCCTGATTCAGATCGACGGTGTGGCTCGCGGTGCGGGATTCGCACTCACCGCTCTGACCCTGTTCACCGCACCGATCATCGTCGGGTACGGGGCTATTCGAGACCGGCGGGGAATCTCGGCAATTCGAGGAGGACTCATTCTCACGGCGGCGAAGCCCCTTGAGGCGGTGACGCTGCTCTCCGTTGGGATACTCGTCAGTTTCGCCCTGATCGCCAGCGCCGGAGTGCTCGGCCTGGTCGCCCCCGTCTTCCTGGCGACCTTCATCGCTCACACAGTCGCAGGCATGCTGACGGAGCTCGACATCTATCCGACATCAGAGTCCGTGTCATGACCACGAAACAGACCCTCGGGGCACCGTCGCCCGCCGCAGAAAAATCGGCTCAGTCGGTGGGCACGGTGTCTCGAGATCTCAACGCCACCAGTCCTCATCAAGAAAGATGCCCCTCCATCGTGACAATCCCGCTCCCGCCCGTGACCGGCCCTGATACCGCGTGGTGGACCACGTCTCGTCGTCGAATCTTCCTTGATTCACACACTCCGGATTGGACTGACCCCCATCAGCGTGGCAACATCGGCGACCCGCACGTGACTCTCCTCTCAGGAGTTCAACCGGAACAGGACCTGGAGACTCTCGCGACCGCAGGCGTCGACTCGGTCGTGCTCTTCGCGAAATGTCAGTACGGCAACTCGTACTACCCCACCGCCGTCGGTCGAACACATGGTGCGCTCAACGGCCGCGATCTTTTCGGCGAACAGATCCAGGCAGCACACCGGCGCGGGATCCGGGTGATCGCGTACTTCTCCAACATGTGGGATACCGCTGCCGCGGGGGCGAACCCCGACTGGAGACTGGTGCCCTCGCCAGCACGGGGAAGCACGGGCCGCTGGCCGGCGTTGTGTCTCCTCAGTCCCTACCGAAGCCACGCACTGCGGCACGTGGCAGAAATCGCTGAACGCTACCCCATCGACGGCCTGTGGAGCGACATCCTTACGGCCGGCCCCTGCGTCTGCGAACGCTGCGAGAGCCTATTCCGTGACCGCTTCGGTCGCGCCATGCCGACGGATCGGCGCGATCCGAACTGGGCTGACCTCATTCACTTCACACAAGACATCATCAAGGGCTACTTGGCAGAGCAGCGCGACGTGTTGCGCAGCATCCGACCCCAGTGCGCCCTGATTCCGAACTTCTACGCGACAACGTTCGTCGATGCCGTCACCGGGTTGTCGACGAGTCACCTCGAGCTTGCCGATATCGGGTCGAGCGAGGGGTACACCGATTGGCACGGCCTCGGGTTCCCCAGTTTCGCCGCGCGATACATCTCCGCGGGCGTTAACGGTCGACCCAGTGAAGTGCTCGTGAGCCGCTTCGTGCACACCTGGGACTTCACCATGCGGTCAGAGGCACAGCTTCGCTTCGAGGCCTTCACCGTGGCCGCTCACGGCGTGACGGTTTCCGTCGACGATCAGCCATATGCAACCGGGGCCATCGAGTCCGAGGTCTACCGGCGCTTGACCACGGTGTTCCAGACCATCACGGAACGGGCGCCCTGGCTTGAGCAGGCCACCCCGGAACGCTACGTCGCTCTCTATGCCAGCCAGCGAGCGCGCGAGCTGGAGAGCATCCTCGGCGATGACGAGCGCCCACCCCTCGGAGAGCAATCGGCACAGTTTCCCCCGAGCGAACCGCGCACCGCCGCCAGCGATCTGGTCGCGGCCGTCACGGGAACGTATCGCTCTCTCGTCGAGGCGCATTTTCCCGTGGCCATCATGGATGAGCGCGCCGAGGCCCTGTCAAACCTGAAGGATTTCGCGGTGCTCGTCCTTCCCGACGTGCTCTCTCTCTCGCATTCCGAGATCACCGCGATCGACGCCTTCGTCCGCGCGGGCGGCGGCCTCGTGGTCACCGGAGAAGCAGGAACCCGTGACGCGCGGGGCCAGCAACAGGAGATGCATCCGACGCTGACGGAACTGCTCGGAGTTCGATTCGGCCCAGCGCTCGATGACCCGTACCCGTACATCCGACTGGAAGGGGAATGGGCGGAGAAACTCGGTTCGTGGCCGATTCCGCACTACGGCCGAATCCCTCAGTTGATCGATGTCGCACCAGATGTGACGACTCTCGCAACAAGAATCCGATCGGTGCTGACCACAGACGAGTCGACTTACTGGCACAACAACCAGCCGGCGCCGGGGGTCACCACACTCGAACCGATCATCGTCGAACGGTCGGTCGGCGCAGGGAAGGTCATCGTTTCCGCAGCACGTCTTGGCAACAACAAGGCGCGACAAGGCCACGGAACGTATCGAGAGCTGATCACCAGCCTTGTCCAGCGAGTGGCACCGAACCCTCCGACCATGGAGGTCGTCGGGGCCTTCCCCAACACGGAGGTCGTTGTCGCCCGTCAGCAAGATCGCCTGATCGTTCATCTCGTCACCGGGCACCCCGTCGTCGCGTTGGACGTCGCCGGGGCGGCACAGCCCGCCGCCATCGAAGAAGTCGCCCGCCTGTCGGAGTTCACGCTCCGTGTCGCTGGAGCGCTGTCAGCGGCCCGAGTCGTCGCGGGAGCGGAGCACAACCTACCCATCGACGACGGCCGTGTGACCCTCACGAATCTCACCGATTGGGAGACGCTCGTCTTCCGACTCAACAGCTAGGAATACCGATGCCGAACTACACCCTGCCTTCCGCGCCAGCACGTCCGAAACTCGAGCCCACGACCGCGTGGCTAGTTGCTAGCGGTGACCTCCGCGAGGCGCCGAACAAAGCCGGTTGGCCGATCCAGGCCGCGATGGAGGCCGAGCTGGCCCGCGTGTTCGCGGATTTGGGGTGGACCATCAAGCGAGCACACCCCGTCGATGCCGAGACCGGGCACGGCTTCATTTCCAGTCAACGCATGGGCCTCGAGGTGTTCCGGAACATCCCAGTCGATGCCCCCCTCGTCGTCGCGGAATCCGTCTGGCAGTACAGTCATCACCTTCTGGCGGGCCTCCGCACCCATCGAGGGCCGATCTTGACGGTGGCCAACTTTGAAGGCAGTGCGCCCGGTTTGGTTGGTCTTCTCGGGTTGAACGGTGGCTTGACGAAGATGGGCACCCCTTACTCAACGATTTGGAGTGTGGACTTCCGGGATCAGTGGTTCATCGAGGGAATCCGAAGCTGGATCGAGAGCGGCACGATCGAACACGACCAACGTCACGTCCGCGCACTCGACGCCCTTCCGGAGAACCACGAGGTCGCGCTCGGGCGGGCCCTCGCCGCGCAGTTGCAGGCAGACAAGGCCATCTTCGGCGTCTTCGACGAGGGTTGCATGGGTATGTACAACGCGATCATCGACGACGAACTGATGAATCCCCTCGGCATCTACAAGGAGCGACTGTCGCAATCTGCACTCTGGGCCGAGATGCTGACCGTCGATGAAGTCGAAGCGCGGGCGGTACTCGAGTGGCTACTGTCACGGGGCATGACCTTCCAGTTCGGCCGGGACGAGCACTCAGAACTGACAGAGCACCAGGTTCTCATGCAGGCGCGGATGTACATCTCGCTCTTGCGCATCGCTGATGATTTCGGGCTCGATGCCATCGGCATCCAGTACCAGCAGGGCCTCAAGGACATCTGCCCAGCATCCGACCTCGCGGAAGGTCTCATCAACAATGGCGACCGGCCCCCGGTGACCAGCCGCGACGGGTCTCGGGTGCTGTGGGAAGGCCTCCCGGTGCCTCTCGCGAATGAGGCCGACGAAGGGGTCGCGATCGACGCCCTCGTCACGCATCGAATCTGGCAAGCAATGGGTCTGGATTCTGCCAACACACTCCACGACGTACGGTGGGGCGAAGATTACGAGGGCCAATTCGTCTGGGTTTTCGAGATCTCCGGTTCGGTTCCCCCGTCGCACTTTGCTGATGGCTACGCAGGGGCAACGGGATGGCGCCAGAACCCGATGTACTTCCCGCTTGGCGGCTCAACGATCAAGGGCGTCTCCAAGGCCGGTGAGATCGTATGGTCCCGCGTCTATATCAAGGGTGGCAGCCTTCACGTCGACATCGGCCGCGGGTCCGCGATCGACCTCCCCGCCGAGGAGACGGAGCGGCGGTGGCAGGCAACGAATCCGGAATGGCCCATCATGCACGCCGTCCTGCACGGTGTCAGCCGCAACCAGTTCATGGCGCGCCACAAGGCGAACCACGTCCAGGTCGCCTACGCACCATCGGCCGAGGTTGCCGACAGGGCACTGGCCGCCAAGGCGGCAATGTTCGATGCTCTCGGAGTGGCCGTGCACCTGATTGGTGACGCTCAGATCGTGCGATGAGCGTCTTCCTCGGTGTCGATATCGGCACGTCGTCAACCAAGGGCGTGCTGGTTCACGCGGACGGCACGATCATCGGGCAGGCCGTTCGCCACCATCGACCAACGCGGCCGCATCCGGGCCATGTAGAGATGGCCATGGAGCTGTGGTGGGAGGAGTTCATTTCCCTCGCACGCGAGTTGGGGGATGGCCACTCGGTCAGCGCTGTGGGTGTGAGCGGAATGGGTCCATGCGTCGGCCTCGCTGATCACGATGGCATCCCGACACGACCCGCGATCCTCTACGGGGTCGATACCCGGTCTACCCCTCAGGTTGATCGGCTGACCGGCGAACTGGGTGCTGACGCTCTCCTTGCACGGTGTGGATCAGTCCTCTCCAGTCAAGCGGCTGGCCCGAAGATCCAGTGGGTTGCGGAGAACGAACCGGACGTGTTTGCCCGCTCCACACGGTTCTTCATGCCCGCGTCTTGGCTGGCCTGGAATCTGACGGGTGCGTACGTACTCGATCACCAATCGGCCAGTCAGTGCACACCGCTGTACGACATAGAGAGCCACGAGTGGTTCGATTCGTGGGCCTTGCCCATTACTCGACACCTTGAACTTCCACATCTAGTGTGGGCACACTCCGTGATCGGAGCAGTGACGGAGGACGCCGCGCTCGCGACAGGACTGCCTGCGGGCATTCCCGTCATCGCCGGCACGATCGATGCGTGGACCGAAGCGGTCAGTGTCAACGGGCACGGCATCGGCGACCTCATGCTCATGTACGGAACAACGATGTTCCTCATCAACACGGTGCCGCAGCCCGTGCGGGTTCCGACCCTCTGGGGCACCGTCGGAGCATTCCCTGGCACCCACTGTCTCGCGGGAGGAATGGCAACCTCTGGTGCCGTCATGGAGTGGGTTCGCGAGGTGACTGGCGGGAGCAACCACGAAACCCTCATGCGAGAAGCCGGGACCTCGGGGCATGGCGCTCGCGGCCTGCTCATGCTTCCCTACTTCGCCGGTGAACGAACCCCCATCTCCGACCCGGATGCACGAGGAGTCATCATCGGTCTCACGACAGAGCACTCTCCGGCTGATCTCTATCGAGCAGGCCTGGAGGCCACGGCATTCGGAGTCCGACACAACATCGACACCATGCGGGCGGCCGGCGGCGACATTCGGCGGCTTGTCGCGGTGGGCGGAGGAACTCAGGGGGACCTCTGGATGCAGATCGTCTCTGACGTGACCGGCCTGCGGCAAGATGTTCCCGCAGTGACGGTTGGTGCCAGCTTCGGCGCCGCCTACCTCGCAGCGCGCGCTGTCACGAGCGTCAGCATCGACGAGTGGAACCCCGTGCTCCGAACCGTCGAGCCCGACAGTTCGACGCGAGACTTCTACGACCAGCGATTCGCTCTCTACCGAGAGCTCTACTCCGCCACGGCACCGATCGTGCACGCTCTCGCTCAATCTCCACGGAGGGAGCCGAAAACGTGACTCTCAAGAACGTCCACCCGCTGTTGTCAGGGGAACTCCTGCTGGCGTTGGATCATCTCGGCCACGGTGACGCCCTGGTGGTCGTTGACCGGAACTACCCGGCCTACACGAGCGGCGCCCCTGTCGTGAGACTCGATTCCCATTCACGCGAGGCGGCAGAAGCGATCTTGAGCGTTTTCCCTCTCGACGCGACCGGAGTCCCGATGCTCGTGATGGAGGCACCATCACAACCGGATCGAAGTGCCCCCACCATGCGTGACGTCGGAGCGATCGCTCGCCGGATCGAGGGACGGGACATCGAAATCGTGCAACTCGAGCGTCACGCGTTCTACGACCGCGCACAGTCCGCTCGGCTCGTCATCCTGACGCGGGAATCCGAACCTTACAGCGACCTGATCTGGATCAAGGGGGTTGTCGCCTGACGCGACCACGCCGGAGCTGATTGAAAAATGGCAGAAACGCGCGTCACTGGGCACCGCGGTTCTGGCGGCGCACCGGTTTGGGCGCGCGGCGGCCGAGGAACGACCTCCGCGGGCCGATCACGAAACCCTGTCGCAGCGCCTGACGGCCGATGAGCATCCGGAAGACCATCGCATCGCGGTTGCTGAGCGTCATCTCGGCCGTGATGGTGCGGCCGATTAGGGTGGCCTCCATAAGCACGCCTTTGCGCTCCTCTGCGTGACTCGACAAGCTGAACCGTACTCGGTTCTTTGCCGCTCCTATGCGGGCGTCAACACCGGGTGGTGCGACGCGTCGAGGTCAGCGTAGTAGTCGGCCTCGAACTCTTCAGGGGGCACGTTGCCGAGGGTCGAGTGCAGGCGCCTCGCGTTGAACCACTCGACCCATGCCGCGGTCGTCCATTCGACATCATCGATCGTGCGCAGCGGTCCGGTTCGGAACGGTGATCCGTCACGGATGGCCTCGTTCTTGAACAGCCCGATCGCGGACTCAGCCAGCGCATTGTCGTAGGCGTCGCCGACGGAGCCGATTGAGGCGGCGATGCCTTCCAGGCCCCAAGTTTCGGCGAAGGAGACACTGGTGAATTGCGATCCGGCGTCGCTGTGATGCACCAGCCCGTCGCCAACGTGGTGCCCGGCGCGGTCGCGTCGCCACAACGCCATCCGCAACGCGGTGGTCACCAGCGGCGTCGTCTTGGTGGTCGCGGCATGCCAGCCCACGATTGCGCGGGAGAAGCAGTCGACAACGAACGCGACATATACAAACCCTGCCCACGTGCGCACATAGGTGAAGTCCGCAAACCACCGCGTATTCGGGGCAGAGGCGGTGAAGTCGCGATCCAGCAAGTCCGGAGCGCGGGTCGCCGCGGGATCCGGCACCGTTGTCCGCACGCCCCTGCCGCGCACCAGCCCTCTGATGCCCAACTTGCGCATCACCCGATCGACGCGCCTGCTGGAGGCGGCGATCCCTCGTCGGCGCAGCAGCGCGGTCATCTTCCGCCGCCCATAAAGCGACTCCGGCGTCGCCTCACCCTTGTCGTCCACGCGGGCGGCGCGGATTGCCTCGATCAGGTGGGCGTCGTCGATATCTCGCTGACTGGGCTGGGCACGCTTCCAGCCCCGATAGGTGCGCTCGGCGACCGGCACGCCCTGCTCACGCAGAACCTTGCAGATCGACCCGACCGAGCGGCCAAGACTGCGCTGCTCCTCGATGAAGGCGAGGATCAGCGGCGTCGGGGGTCGAGTTCCCCGGCGAAGAAAACCGCTGCATCGCGAAGGATCGGCGGATTCAACCGGTCAGCGCAATGAGTGCTGTGAGATGAAGCAGACGCTGATCTCGGGAGGCATTCGTTGCAGGGCAAGCATGGTCATCTCAGTCGTGAGCAGAAGCAGCTCGCGCTCCGTCTCCACTCGAAGGGGTGGCGGCTCATCGATATCGCCCGCGAGATCGGCTGCACGGCCCCGATGGTCGGCCGCATGGCGCGGGAAGGGCGTCACCTCGACGGGAAGCCGTTCGGCTGGGAGCCGCGCGAGGGGCATCTGACGGTCTTCGATCGTGAGGAGATCCTGGTTGGTCTCGCGCGCGGTGACACGTTGACCGCGATCGCGCTCGCCCTGGGACGGGCGGTGTCGACGGTCAGCCGCGAGGTCAAGCGCGGCGGCGGGCGGGAGGGGTACTCGGCGTGGCGGGCGCATGAGGACGCGCGAGAGCAGGCCCGCCGACCGAAGCCGTTCAAGCTTGACGGTGGACGGCTGCTCGAGGTTGTCGCGACGCAGCTGGAGCAACTGTGGTCTCCGCAGGAGATCGCCGCCCGCCTACGGTTGGAGCATCCCGACGACCCGGAGATGCACGTGAGTCACGAGACGATCTACCAGTCCCTGTTCGTGCAGGGACGCGGGCAGTTGCGCCGCGAGCTTGCCCGCTGCCTGCGGTCAGGGCGTGCGGCACGGAAGTCGCGGACCGCGACGGACCGGCGAGGCCGGCTGCCAGGGATGGTGATGATCAGCGAGCGCCCCGCGGAGGTCGAAGACCGCGCCGTGCCGGGGCATTGGGAAGGCGACTTGATCCTCGGTGAGAACAGTCGCAGCGCCGTGGGAACCCTCGTTGAACGCAGCACCCGCCTCACACTTCTGCTGCACCTGCCCGACGGGAAGAGCGCCGACAAGGTGGAGGCCGCAATGCGCGAGGCGATCACCGCGTTGCCGGCGTCGCTGGCGCGGACGATCACCTGGGATCAGGGCGCCGAGATGGCCAAGCATTCCGAGTTCACGACAGCGACCGGCATCCCGATCTACTTCTGCGACCCGCACTCCCCGTGGCAGCGCGGAAGCAACGAGAACACCAACGGACTGCTACGCCAGTACCTGCCGAAGAGCACCGATCTGAGCATCGTCACCCGCGCTGAGCTGACCGCGATCCAGGACTCGCTCAACGGACGACCACGCAAAACGCTCGGCTATCTGACACCATCGGAGAAGTTCACAGAACTCGTTGCGACCACCGGTTGAATCCGCCATCTCGTTCGCACGCCGCAACTCGCGGACTTCCTGCTCAAGCTCCCGCACTCGTCGGGCGTCGGTGGTGCTCACCCCGGCGACGTGGCCGTCGTCGATGTCGGCCTGCTTGACCCACGTGCGCACGGACTCGACTCCGTACCCGAGCTGCGACGCGACTCTCTGCACCGTCCCATGCTCGGTCCCCAACTCGGTCCGCAAAGTCCGCACCATCCGGACCGCTGCCGCCTTCTCTTCCGGCGAATACCGACGTGCAGTCGGCTTCCCAGCTCCCTGATTCGACACCATGACTCCATCCTCGTTTCCAAGGTCAGGAGTCTCCAACAAACTCAGGGCGCTTCATACGGCCTCTCACCCAGCCGCGTCAGCCGCATCATGGCCCGCTGGCGGCGCGACGGCGAAGCCGGACTCGAACCGCGATCGCGCCGCCCGAAAACATCCCCGAACGCCACCCCGACCTCAACGATCGAGCTGATCACGAACCTACGGGCGAACCTACACACCCAAGGCCTCGACCACGGCCCAACCACGATCGCCTGGCACCTGCAACACCACAACAACATCACCGTCTCCCGCGCCACCATCGCCCGCAACCTCAAACGGGAGGGCCTGGTGATCCGCGAACTAGTCATCGACCTCGAACGGAACTACCAGCCCCACAGAAATGCAAAAAGCCGAACCCAAAAATAGGTTCGGCTGTTGCAGATGTCGTGAGACATCACAATGGCGGTGACGGTGGTGTCTAGTTTCAGGACATAGGAAACCCGTGTCTCACGACATAGGAAACTTCCCGGCACGCTCAAACACGTGTCGAAGGCCCGCCTGATCATCACCGCCGTCACCATCCAGGGCCTGTCGCAGGCCGAGGCAGCACGCCGCTACAACGCCTCACCCGGATGGGTCTCCAAACTCATCGCCCGCTGGCGCACCGAAGGAGACAAAGCGCTCGAGCCCCGATCCCGGAAACCCCGCACCACCCCGAATGCGATCGACCCGGTGGCGTCCCCTGTGGTGGTGTAGTTTCCCGGCTCGAGTGTCACGTTGAGAACGTGGTGAGCCATCGTGCGATGGTCAGTGAGTACCGATCAAAGTCACTCACAGGAAGACACAAACGCACGATGGCTCTTAACCAGTCTGCCCTCCTCGAGCTCCTCGGGGAACTGAAACTCACCGATGTCACCGACCGGATCCGGGTCGCGACCGAGACGCTCTACCAGGAGCTGATCGACGCCGAGGCTGCCGCGTTCATCGGCGCTGCCCCCTACGAACGTTCGGAGGGTCGGGTCGCGGTCCGCAACGGGACCCGACCCCGCACCCTTTCGACCACGGCCGGGGATCTCGATCTGCGGATCCCGAAGCTGCGCGCGGGGTCGTTCTTCCCGTCGCTGCTGGAACGCCGCCGCCGGGTCGACCAAGCCCTGTTTGCGGTCGTGATGGAGGCGTACGTCCACGGTGTCTCGACTCGCAAGGTCGACGACCTCGTCAAAGCGCTCGGCGCCGACACCGGGATCTCCAAGTCCGAGGTGTCGCGGATCTGCGCCAACCTGGACGAGGATGTCGCCGCGTTCCGAGACCGCCCGCTCGCCGACACCACGTACCCGTACGTGTTCCTCGACGCGACCTACTGCAAAGCGAGGGTCGGCCGGCGTGTCGTCTCTCAAGCCGTCGTCGTCGCCATCGGCGTCGCCGCGGACGGGCGCAGGGAAGTGCTGGGCTTCGAGGTCGGCGACACCGAGTCGCAGCCGTTCTGGACGACGTTTCTCCGCTCCCTCAAGGCCCGCGGCCTCGACGGGGTCAAGCTGGTCATCAGCGACGCCCATACCGGACTGATCGCTGCGATTGAGACGGTGTTCCAAGGCTCCGGCTGGCAGAGATGCAGGGTGCATTTCATGCGGAACGTGCTCTCCCAGGTCCCGAAGACCGCCGGCCCGATGGTCGCGTCGATCATCCGCACCATCTTCGCCCAACCCGACACAGAGCACGTCTTCGCGCAGTTCCACGAAGTCACCCGGATGCTCACCCGCTCGCACCCGAAGATCGCGGACATGCTCGAAGAGGCGAAGAACGACATCCTCGCGTTCTGCGGATTCCCGCAGCAGCACTGGCGGCAGATCTGGTCCACGAACCCGCTCGAGCGGGTGAACAAGGAGATCAAGCGCCGCACCGATGTCGTCGGCACGTTCCCGAACCCGGCGGCGCTGCTGCGCCTCGCCGGACACGTCCTCATCGAGCAACACGACGAATGGGACGGGGCCGACCGCCGTTACTTCAGCGAGCACTCCATGAAGCTCCTCAACGTCGAAAAAGAGGAGGTCGCGATCCCCGAACTCGCTGCGGCATAATCACAGAAGCTGATCCCGCACGTTGTTGAGAAACTCCACCACTCAAAGGGACGTCACCATCGACCCTGCCACGGTCGAGCTGATCGTGCGACTGCGCCGCGAGCTGACCGCACGCGGCCTCGATGCCGGCGCCCACACCATCCGCTGGCACCTCGAACACCACCACGGCCTCACCGTGTCACCGGCGACGATCTGGCGCACCCTGAACCGCGAAGGACTCATCACCCCCGAACCGAAGAAACGCCCGAAGTCCTCCTACATCCGCTTTGAAGCATCCCTACCCAACGAGTGCTGGCAGTCCGACTTCACCCACTACCGCCTCGCAGACGGATCCGACGCGCAAATCCTGAGCTGGCTGGACGACTGCACCC
The sequence above is a segment of the Microcella alkaliphila genome. Coding sequences within it:
- a CDS encoding FGGY-family carbohydrate kinase; the protein is MSVFLGVDIGTSSTKGVLVHADGTIIGQAVRHHRPTRPHPGHVEMAMELWWEEFISLARELGDGHSVSAVGVSGMGPCVGLADHDGIPTRPAILYGVDTRSTPQVDRLTGELGADALLARCGSVLSSQAAGPKIQWVAENEPDVFARSTRFFMPASWLAWNLTGAYVLDHQSASQCTPLYDIESHEWFDSWALPITRHLELPHLVWAHSVIGAVTEDAALATGLPAGIPVIAGTIDAWTEAVSVNGHGIGDLMLMYGTTMFLINTVPQPVRVPTLWGTVGAFPGTHCLAGGMATSGAVMEWVREVTGGSNHETLMREAGTSGHGARGLLMLPYFAGERTPISDPDARGVIIGLTTEHSPADLYRAGLEATAFGVRHNIDTMRAAGGDIRRLVAVGGGTQGDLWMQIVSDVTGLRQDVPAVTVGASFGAAYLAARAVTSVSIDEWNPVLRTVEPDSSTRDFYDQRFALYRELYSATAPIVHALAQSPRREPKT
- a CDS encoding IS3 family transposase, with protein sequence MILAFIEEQRSLGRSVGSICKVLREQGVPVAERTYRGWKRAQPSQRDIDDAHLIEAIRAARVDDKGEATPESLYGRRKMTALLRRRGIAASSRRVDRVMRKLGIRGLVRGRGVRTTVPDPAATRAPDLLDRDFTASAPNTRWFADFTYVRTWAGFVYVAFVVDCFSRAIVGWHAATTKTTPLVTTALRMALWRRDRAGHHVGDGLVHHSDAGSQFTSVSFAETWGLEGIAASIGSVGDAYDNALAESAIGLFKNEAIRDGSPFRTGPLRTIDDVEWTTAAWVEWFNARRLHSTLGNVPPEEFEADYYADLDASHHPVLTPA
- a CDS encoding RbsD/FucU family protein, giving the protein MTLKNVHPLLSGELLLALDHLGHGDALVVVDRNYPAYTSGAPVVRLDSHSREAAEAILSVFPLDATGVPMLVMEAPSQPDRSAPTMRDVGAIARRIEGRDIEIVQLERHAFYDRAQSARLVILTRESEPYSDLIWIKGVVA
- a CDS encoding IS30 family transposase — its product is MQGKHGHLSREQKQLALRLHSKGWRLIDIAREIGCTAPMVGRMAREGRHLDGKPFGWEPREGHLTVFDREEILVGLARGDTLTAIALALGRAVSTVSREVKRGGGREGYSAWRAHEDAREQARRPKPFKLDGGRLLEVVATQLEQLWSPQEIAARLRLEHPDDPEMHVSHETIYQSLFVQGRGQLRRELARCLRSGRAARKSRTATDRRGRLPGMVMISERPAEVEDRAVPGHWEGDLILGENSRSAVGTLVERSTRLTLLLHLPDGKSADKVEAAMREAITALPASLARTITWDQGAEMAKHSEFTTATGIPIYFCDPHSPWQRGSNENTNGLLRQYLPKSTDLSIVTRAELTAIQDSLNGRPRKTLGYLTPSEKFTELVATTG
- a CDS encoding carbohydrate ABC transporter permease, producing MTSPLSARVTGVGSRILTFGTLTIAAIAIAAPFLWIFRAALSPSDAELYRLPPTLLPSDQTLANFGKVFEQVPFTNFVLNSLIVATSITAAQLITCSTAGYAFARLNFRGRGVLFAIVIGSLMIPIQITIVPLFLVMSRLDLTNTLWALILPPIFSAFGIFLMRQHFLSLPYELEEAARIDGAGHARIFFQVMLPLSGPALATLGIITFTYWWNDLLLPLVMINDTATQTLPVGLVLLAGRFSTGSLGTIAAGITLAIIPVLIVFVIAQKWIVQSIASSGLKL
- a CDS encoding beta-galactosidase trimerization domain-containing protein: MTLLSGVQPEQDLETLATAGVDSVVLFAKCQYGNSYYPTAVGRTHGALNGRDLFGEQIQAAHRRGIRVIAYFSNMWDTAAAGANPDWRLVPSPARGSTGRWPALCLLSPYRSHALRHVAEIAERYPIDGLWSDILTAGPCVCERCESLFRDRFGRAMPTDRRDPNWADLIHFTQDIIKGYLAEQRDVLRSIRPQCALIPNFYATTFVDAVTGLSTSHLELADIGSSEGYTDWHGLGFPSFAARYISAGVNGRPSEVLVSRFVHTWDFTMRSEAQLRFEAFTVAAHGVTVSVDDQPYATGAIESEVYRRLTTVFQTITERAPWLEQATPERYVALYASQRARELESILGDDERPPLGEQSAQFPPSEPRTAASDLVAAVTGTYRSLVEAHFPVAIMDERAEALSNLKDFAVLVLPDVLSLSHSEITAIDAFVRAGGGLVVTGEAGTRDARGQQQEMHPTLTELLGVRFGPALDDPYPYIRLEGEWAEKLGSWPIPHYGRIPQLIDVAPDVTTLATRIRSVLTTDESTYWHNNQPAPGVTTLEPIIVERSVGAGKVIVSAARLGNNKARQGHGTYRELITSLVQRVAPNPPTMEVVGAFPNTEVVVARQQDRLIVHLVTGHPVVALDVAGAAQPAAIEEVARLSEFTLRVAGALSAARVVAGAEHNLPIDDGRVTLTNLTDWETLVFRLNS
- a CDS encoding fucose isomerase; the encoded protein is MPNYTLPSAPARPKLEPTTAWLVASGDLREAPNKAGWPIQAAMEAELARVFADLGWTIKRAHPVDAETGHGFISSQRMGLEVFRNIPVDAPLVVAESVWQYSHHLLAGLRTHRGPILTVANFEGSAPGLVGLLGLNGGLTKMGTPYSTIWSVDFRDQWFIEGIRSWIESGTIEHDQRHVRALDALPENHEVALGRALAAQLQADKAIFGVFDEGCMGMYNAIIDDELMNPLGIYKERLSQSALWAEMLTVDEVEARAVLEWLLSRGMTFQFGRDEHSELTEHQVLMQARMYISLLRIADDFGLDAIGIQYQQGLKDICPASDLAEGLINNGDRPPVTSRDGSRVLWEGLPVPLANEADEGVAIDALVTHRIWQAMGLDSANTLHDVRWGEDYEGQFVWVFEISGSVPPSHFADGYAGATGWRQNPMYFPLGGSTIKGVSKAGEIVWSRVYIKGGSLHVDIGRGSAIDLPAEETERRWQATNPEWPIMHAVLHGVSRNQFMARHKANHVQVAYAPSAEVADRALAAKAAMFDALGVAVHLIGDAQIVR